The Pirellulales bacterium genome includes a window with the following:
- a CDS encoding serine/threonine protein kinase produces the protein MWQRVKSWFQRSRASEHAAHMTFSASRSRASISRTVWFLRRQLWAWPILAVIGLSLVGYFVNRSIRRTMEYNLSGQLQTLLSVERSMLERWLHDQELFALMLAQDPQVRHAVVELLDAHDRAADADSNGAEAQRKVAELRALLLKELEPGMSAHDFAAVAVADKRQQIVAANKVELIGRVVPEYEPFLLRALAGHTTVSTPFASVVALEDVNGRKRTGVPTMFVCAPVRDDNFQIVGVLGLRIRPEAEFTRILQLGRIGASGETYAVDKDGLMVSNSRFDDQLILAGLIPDEEDSASIVRLLVRDPGGNIPGGYRPRVRRRDMPMTRPVAAVVSGTTGVEIQGHRDYRGVRSVAAWTWLPDYELGLITEIDYDEAFGPLVILQRVFYGLHALLIAGAIAIFVFTLVVARLRRNAQKAAIEAKQLGQYRLEQQLGKGAMGVVYKGHHAMLRRPTAIKLLQVDRVTEQSVSRFEREVQLTCQLNNPHTVAIYDFGRTPEGVFYYAMEYLDGIDLQKLVDVYGPQPEGRVVEIIKQMCASLNEAHSLGLVHRDIKPANVMLNERGGEPDVVKLLDFGLVRALDSAKQASQTSGGIVGTPLYMSPESIQTPDLVDGRSDLYAVGAVGYFLLTGHPVFDAPSLVDLCQQHVTAMPMPPSQRLGKPIDPGLEHALMLCLEKSRSKRPQTARDLAMLLEALDGGQWTRQASEDWWRRHRNNETLVAPPVSTKPAAAPQTSTNLLDQTMLHDPG, from the coding sequence ATACTTCGTCAATCGCTCGATTCGACGAACGATGGAGTACAACCTCAGCGGGCAGTTGCAGACCTTGCTCTCGGTCGAGCGATCGATGCTCGAACGCTGGCTGCACGACCAAGAGCTGTTCGCGCTCATGCTGGCGCAGGACCCCCAAGTGCGGCACGCCGTTGTCGAACTGCTCGACGCGCATGACCGCGCGGCCGACGCCGATTCCAACGGGGCCGAAGCGCAACGCAAGGTGGCCGAATTGCGGGCCCTGTTGCTCAAGGAACTCGAGCCGGGGATGTCGGCGCACGATTTTGCGGCTGTGGCGGTGGCCGACAAGCGTCAGCAGATCGTGGCCGCGAACAAAGTGGAATTGATCGGCCGCGTCGTGCCTGAATACGAGCCGTTTCTCTTGCGGGCTCTGGCAGGACACACGACCGTCAGCACACCGTTCGCGAGCGTCGTCGCGCTCGAGGACGTCAACGGCCGCAAACGCACGGGCGTGCCTACCATGTTCGTCTGTGCGCCGGTGCGCGACGACAACTTCCAGATCGTGGGCGTGCTGGGCCTGCGCATCCGGCCAGAAGCAGAGTTTACTCGCATTCTGCAATTGGGCCGGATCGGCGCCAGCGGCGAAACCTATGCCGTCGACAAGGACGGACTGATGGTCTCGAACAGCCGTTTCGACGATCAATTGATCTTGGCCGGATTGATCCCCGACGAGGAAGATTCCGCGTCGATCGTCCGGCTGCTGGTGCGCGATCCGGGCGGCAACATTCCGGGTGGATATCGGCCCCGCGTGCGGCGTCGCGACATGCCGATGACACGGCCCGTGGCGGCCGTGGTGAGCGGTACGACGGGGGTCGAAATCCAAGGCCATCGCGACTATCGCGGCGTGCGCTCGGTTGCTGCCTGGACCTGGTTACCCGATTACGAGCTCGGGCTCATTACCGAAATCGACTACGACGAGGCGTTTGGCCCGCTGGTCATCCTGCAGCGCGTCTTCTATGGCCTGCATGCGTTGTTGATCGCCGGAGCGATCGCGATCTTCGTCTTCACGCTGGTCGTGGCTCGGCTGCGGCGCAATGCCCAGAAGGCGGCGATCGAAGCGAAGCAGTTGGGCCAGTACCGGCTGGAACAGCAATTGGGAAAGGGCGCGATGGGCGTGGTCTACAAGGGCCATCACGCCATGCTCCGCCGGCCGACGGCGATCAAGCTGCTGCAGGTCGACCGCGTTACCGAACAATCGGTCAGCCGCTTCGAGCGCGAAGTACAACTCACCTGCCAGCTCAACAACCCGCACACCGTGGCCATCTACGATTTTGGCCGCACGCCCGAGGGCGTCTTTTACTATGCCATGGAGTATCTCGACGGCATCGATCTGCAAAAGCTGGTCGACGTCTATGGCCCACAGCCGGAAGGCCGGGTGGTCGAGATCATCAAGCAGATGTGCGCGTCGCTCAACGAGGCGCATTCGCTGGGCCTGGTCCACCGCGACATCAAGCCGGCCAACGTGATGCTGAACGAGCGCGGCGGTGAGCCCGACGTGGTGAAGCTGCTCGATTTCGGACTCGTGCGGGCCCTCGACTCGGCCAAGCAGGCCAGCCAAACCTCGGGGGGCATCGTCGGCACACCTCTCTATATGTCGCCCGAGTCGATCCAGACGCCCGATTTGGTCGACGGGCGCAGCGATCTGTATGCGGTGGGTGCCGTGGGTTATTTCTTGTTGACGGGTCATCCGGTGTTCGACGCCCCGTCGCTGGTCGATCTTTGCCAACAACATGTCACGGCGATGCCGATGCCGCCTTCGCAGCGGCTGGGCAAGCCGATCGACCCGGGCCTGGAGCACGCCTTGATGCTGTGCCTGGAAAAGAGCCGTAGCAAGCGGCCCCAAACGGCGCGCGACCTGGCGATGCTGCTCGAGGCGCTCGATGGCGGGCAATGGACGCGTCAGGCGTCGGAAGATTGGTGGCGACGCCATCGCAACAACGAGACGCTGGTGGCGCCTCCGGTCAGCACCAAGCCCGCTGCCGCGCCGCAGACGAGCACCAATCTGCTCGACCAGACGATGTTGCACGATCCGGGCTGA
- a CDS encoding SUMF1/EgtB/PvdO family nonheme iron enzyme, with the protein MTTAETSAQPTRRPRRLWRWLGRVLLVLVLLVAAAPYLFRIGPVRQAILGLAFADLNGTVEVGSAPLGWGSPLRLYDVKIQPQSGPPLVEIPVIEGSRALWRLFYDREAIGVVEIRDPRVNLVVQSGGMNFQHLFPPRERDEELEQRRREQLAKSRVSLDLRLVNGHLAWQGKGAEQPWDVGPFNLEAGLQGGDEQTAPELVVQPGKVFDHVTLTPAMCRDLFQYLAPALAGVTAAQGAFSLELDRWQIPLDLPQQGTLGGRWTIHRVAASPGPLVQMIGSMIRFTTTEAANELPDDQGLWLELASESTVVFEMRDGRVYHRDLRFGLGSFQIEERGSVGLDQTLDIEARIHLPDGVLARRPFLKALSEQTLVLPIKGTLQKPQIDAKRFGGSSLQAVLSALDAAVQDKSRDDEQLEEELRDSGLVGDGALLGENALIDEQGQLDPESLNSLIEAGMTGAGELLDWWRQRRAEQQAEEPPSESGDTAPSGGLFRRLRRPRPAAGALPGASADGPLEPGVETLPPPVADGAPADDAGSATETPGEEKPQPRRGRRFEGLRRRLRGAAPAEDAPAEDNAPAEPAPANDQDPEGTPLSGPMRPGSAVPLAHVAKQARRDHGALRQVAWRQHQDSNGDVAAAALAGANAGDQRTVAAIALCWCPAGRFEMGSPRSEPERRPFEQQVTVTLSRGFWIGKYEVTQGDWKRVAGKLPGEFTEELPAGDDLPVGNVNFAEAEAFCAQLTEQAQAAGELPAGWEFRLPTEAQWEYACRAGTTTATSFGPSIDSRQANFRGEKPYNGAEPGPTLGRAAKVGSYPPNPWGIHDMHGNTCEWCRDWFHNRYPGGADPDLHDALATASKNEAGDYSRSRRGSCWADPGWPSRSAFRQRFEPARRYDHIGFRVVLVRVD; encoded by the coding sequence ATGACCACGGCCGAAACCTCCGCGCAACCGACCCGGCGACCGCGGCGCCTGTGGCGCTGGTTGGGACGGGTTTTGCTCGTCCTGGTGCTGCTCGTCGCCGCAGCACCCTACTTGTTCCGCATCGGTCCGGTGCGACAAGCGATTCTCGGCCTGGCATTCGCCGATTTGAACGGCACGGTCGAAGTCGGCAGCGCGCCCTTGGGATGGGGCTCGCCGTTGCGGCTGTACGACGTCAAGATCCAACCGCAGAGCGGGCCACCGCTCGTCGAGATCCCCGTGATCGAAGGGAGCCGCGCGCTGTGGCGGTTGTTCTACGACCGCGAGGCGATCGGCGTGGTTGAGATTCGCGACCCGCGCGTGAATCTCGTCGTGCAGTCGGGCGGCATGAACTTTCAGCATTTGTTTCCGCCGCGCGAGCGCGACGAAGAACTCGAACAGCGGCGCCGAGAGCAGTTGGCCAAGTCGCGCGTCTCGCTCGATTTGCGATTAGTCAACGGGCACCTGGCGTGGCAAGGCAAGGGGGCCGAGCAACCCTGGGACGTGGGCCCATTCAATCTCGAGGCCGGTCTACAAGGCGGCGACGAACAAACCGCGCCCGAGCTTGTCGTGCAGCCGGGTAAGGTGTTCGACCATGTGACGCTCACGCCGGCGATGTGCCGCGACCTGTTTCAATATCTCGCGCCGGCCTTGGCCGGGGTGACGGCGGCGCAAGGAGCCTTTTCGCTTGAACTGGATCGCTGGCAAATTCCGCTCGATCTGCCGCAGCAGGGCACCTTGGGCGGCCGGTGGACGATTCATCGCGTGGCCGCGTCGCCGGGGCCACTCGTGCAGATGATCGGCTCGATGATCCGCTTCACCACCACGGAAGCCGCCAACGAGTTGCCCGACGATCAGGGGTTGTGGCTCGAATTGGCCAGCGAGTCGACCGTCGTGTTCGAAATGCGCGACGGTCGCGTCTATCACCGCGACCTGCGCTTCGGCCTGGGTAGTTTTCAAATCGAAGAGCGCGGTTCCGTCGGCCTCGACCAGACGCTCGATATCGAAGCCCGGATTCATCTACCCGACGGGGTCCTCGCGCGGCGGCCGTTTCTCAAGGCGCTCAGCGAACAGACGCTCGTCCTGCCGATCAAGGGCACGCTGCAGAAACCGCAGATCGACGCCAAGCGGTTCGGCGGCTCGAGCCTGCAGGCCGTGCTCTCGGCGCTGGATGCAGCCGTGCAGGACAAATCGCGCGACGACGAGCAGCTCGAAGAAGAGCTGCGCGATTCGGGGCTCGTCGGCGACGGCGCCCTGCTGGGCGAGAATGCCTTGATCGACGAGCAAGGTCAGCTCGATCCCGAGAGCTTGAATAGCTTGATCGAAGCCGGCATGACCGGCGCCGGAGAACTGTTGGACTGGTGGCGCCAGCGCCGTGCCGAACAACAAGCCGAAGAGCCTCCGTCGGAGAGCGGCGACACAGCACCCAGCGGCGGACTCTTCCGCCGGCTGCGCAGGCCGCGGCCCGCGGCGGGCGCCCTGCCCGGTGCTTCGGCCGATGGACCGCTCGAACCGGGTGTCGAAACGTTGCCTCCGCCGGTTGCCGACGGTGCGCCGGCGGACGATGCGGGGAGCGCGACCGAGACCCCCGGCGAGGAAAAACCACAACCACGGCGCGGGCGACGTTTCGAGGGTCTCCGCCGACGGCTGCGCGGCGCGGCACCGGCCGAAGATGCGCCGGCCGAAGACAACGCTCCGGCAGAACCTGCACCTGCGAATGATCAAGATCCGGAAGGAACACCTTTATCTGGACCAATGCGGCCTGGTAGCGCGGTGCCGTTGGCGCACGTCGCGAAGCAGGCGCGCCGCGATCATGGCGCCCTCCGGCAGGTCGCCTGGCGCCAGCACCAAGATTCGAACGGCGACGTCGCGGCCGCTGCGCTGGCCGGCGCCAACGCCGGCGACCAGCGCACCGTCGCTGCGATCGCGCTGTGTTGGTGCCCGGCGGGGCGATTCGAAATGGGCAGTCCGCGCAGCGAACCCGAGCGCAGGCCCTTCGAGCAGCAGGTGACCGTGACCCTGAGCCGGGGCTTCTGGATCGGCAAGTATGAAGTGACCCAGGGCGACTGGAAACGCGTCGCCGGCAAGCTGCCCGGCGAGTTTACGGAAGAGCTTCCCGCAGGGGATGACTTGCCGGTGGGCAATGTGAACTTCGCCGAAGCCGAGGCCTTCTGCGCGCAGCTCACCGAGCAGGCACAAGCCGCGGGCGAGTTGCCGGCTGGCTGGGAGTTTCGTTTGCCGACCGAGGCCCAGTGGGAGTATGCGTGTCGAGCCGGCACGACGACCGCCACTTCGTTTGGACCGTCGATCGACAGCCGCCAGGCCAACTTCCGCGGTGAAAAGCCGTACAACGGTGCCGAGCCCGGCCCAACGCTCGGCCGCGCGGCCAAGGTCGGCAGCTATCCGCCCAACCCCTGGGGCATTCACGACATGCACGGCAACACCTGCGAGTGGTGCCGCGACTGGTTTCACAATCGCTATCCCGGGGGCGCCGACCCCGACCTACACGACGCCCTGGCCACCGCCAGCAAGAACGAGGCCGGAGATTACTCGCGTTCGCGCCGCGGCAGTTGTTGGGCCGATCCAGGTTGGCCCAGCCGCTCGGCCTTTCGCCAGCGGTTTGAGCCGGCACGGCGCTACGATCACATTGGTTTTCGGGTCGTGCTGGTGCGGGTCGATTGA
- a CDS encoding HD domain-containing protein: MPNSPRAIVDRVFTAFRERGYRHYGESVTELEHALQAATFARRFGESEAVVAACLLHDYGHLLHDLGEDIAERGVDATHEELGARVLAEWFVPEVVEPTRLHVAAKRYLCWKDPRYRDGLSEASLRSLALQGGPMSEDEARRFERHAHFEAAVRVRRYDDMGKVAGMQTPDLEAFRATVEEFVRA, encoded by the coding sequence ATGCCGAATTCCCCTCGAGCCATTGTGGATCGGGTGTTTACTGCCTTTCGTGAGCGGGGGTATCGGCATTATGGCGAGAGCGTGACCGAGCTCGAGCATGCCTTGCAGGCGGCGACGTTTGCCCGGCGGTTCGGCGAAAGCGAGGCCGTCGTCGCGGCCTGTCTCTTGCACGACTACGGACACTTGCTGCACGACCTCGGCGAGGACATCGCCGAGCGCGGCGTCGACGCGACGCACGAGGAACTCGGCGCACGGGTGCTCGCGGAATGGTTCGTGCCCGAGGTCGTCGAGCCGACACGGCTGCACGTCGCCGCGAAACGTTACCTGTGCTGGAAGGATCCGCGCTACCGCGACGGGCTGTCGGAAGCATCGCTGCGGAGCCTGGCCCTGCAAGGCGGGCCGATGAGCGAGGACGAGGCCCGGCGGTTCGAGCGCCATGCGCATTTCGAAGCCGCAGTGCGCGTGCGGCGCTACGACGACATGGGCAAGGTCGCCGGCATGCAGACGCCCGACCTCGAGGCCTTCCGGGCCACGGTCGAGGAGTTCGTGCGTGCGTGA
- a CDS encoding glycoside hydrolase, translating into MNSAFAWCVLCATCAAEPQGGPVRALANDYVTVYESPDPQGVFCYTPGLCRLGNGRLVATFDLGGPGVPKLSGPKSAACTERGAWQGHILTSDDGGRSWTEQALFPGMHARPFAAGNALYVLGHTTDLFILRSDDNGDTWSEPVALTSGQRWHQSACNVHYANDCVYLVMERRVGNELPGWYVGELAPVLMRGRLSDDLTRRENWTLASELSFRDAVPHDAAGPAVDFVGIPFFSAPWPEGSLVAPRRKMAPPGWLEANVVEFVDPNHLWHDPRGKTFHLWMRAHTGGTGFAAVAKVTEQADGSLVTQLEQAPSGRKMLYVPCPGGQMRFHVLYDEPSRLFWLLSSQATDSMTHPEQLGADRYNLANNERHRLQLHFSRNMVDWCFAGLVAKGDSPRQARHYASLVVDGDDLLVLSRSGDHRAKTAHDGNLITLHRVSDFRQLVY; encoded by the coding sequence ATGAACTCAGCATTCGCCTGGTGTGTGTTGTGTGCGACGTGCGCGGCCGAGCCGCAGGGTGGGCCGGTCCGCGCGTTGGCAAACGACTATGTCACCGTTTATGAGTCGCCCGACCCGCAGGGCGTGTTCTGCTATACGCCGGGACTCTGCCGGCTCGGCAACGGTCGGCTCGTGGCGACCTTCGATTTGGGCGGGCCGGGTGTGCCCAAGCTGTCCGGACCAAAATCGGCTGCCTGCACCGAGCGTGGCGCCTGGCAGGGACACATCCTCACTTCGGACGACGGCGGCCGATCGTGGACCGAGCAGGCCTTGTTTCCCGGGATGCACGCGCGGCCCTTCGCCGCCGGCAATGCGCTGTACGTGCTCGGTCACACGACCGACCTGTTCATCCTGCGCTCGGACGACAACGGCGACACCTGGAGTGAGCCGGTCGCGCTGACGTCGGGCCAGCGATGGCACCAGTCGGCGTGCAACGTGCATTACGCCAACGATTGCGTCTATCTCGTGATGGAGCGCCGTGTCGGCAACGAGCTGCCCGGCTGGTACGTCGGCGAGCTGGCGCCGGTGTTGATGCGCGGCCGTCTGAGCGACGATCTGACCCGGCGCGAGAACTGGACGCTGGCCAGCGAACTCTCGTTCCGCGACGCCGTACCGCATGACGCAGCGGGGCCCGCGGTGGACTTCGTTGGCATCCCGTTCTTTTCTGCGCCGTGGCCGGAGGGCAGCCTGGTGGCACCGCGGCGCAAGATGGCGCCGCCCGGCTGGCTCGAGGCCAACGTCGTCGAGTTCGTCGACCCGAACCATTTGTGGCACGATCCGCGGGGTAAGACGTTTCACCTCTGGATGCGGGCACACACGGGCGGGACGGGCTTTGCAGCGGTCGCCAAGGTGACCGAACAGGCCGACGGCAGCCTGGTGACACAGCTCGAACAGGCCCCCTCGGGGCGCAAAATGCTCTACGTGCCATGTCCCGGCGGGCAGATGCGGTTCCATGTGCTCTACGACGAGCCGAGCCGGCTGTTTTGGCTGCTCAGCTCGCAGGCCACCGATTCGATGACCCACCCCGAACAGCTGGGGGCCGACCGCTATAACCTCGCGAATAACGAACGGCACCGTTTACAGCTGCACTTTTCGCGGAACATGGTCGACTGGTGCTTCGCGGGGCTGGTGGCAAAGGGGGATTCCCCACGCCAGGCTCGGCACTATGCGAGCCTGGTCGTCGACGGCGACGATTTGCTCGTCCTCAGCCGGTCGGGCGACCATCGTGCCAAGACCGCACACGACGGCAATCTCATTACCCTGCATCGAGTTAGCGATTTTCGGCAGCTCGTCTATTGA
- a CDS encoding tandem-95 repeat protein: MNRFGQQEPECASSRKRSRRASASQRKMWLSTRGRASFARYAALEPLEQRTVLAAPVAIDDLAVTVDDVPVVMSVMANDFDQDIGGGISLSSGVIVAPPQHGTAVFNPASGALVYDPVPGFTGSDQILYTVRNLAGVTSNVATARINVLPITTVPLAIPDLFGTEEDRPITFDVLANDVSIGAPLDRTTIEITSPPTLGSAYVDPFTGIITYSPNTQAAGQDTFSYRVRNTAGIPSNVALVGVTILPVADPPIANNDVAVVPEDTPTPIGILGNDTVLPGEAAIDTNSVVILQQPTKGIFVGTGGALLYTPFPNVTGNDSFTYTVASTAGARSLPALVTIFIAPVNDAPVAVDDTGQVFENTQTTFVVAANDTDIDGTIIANTVTIVSGPNHGVAVVDPASGAIFYTPTTDYSGPDLIQYRVRDNQGTLSNVATLRITVLEVNTLPVAVNDFGSTLEEVATMINLVANDTDQDNGINPASVTIVTAATNGFVTVNALGVATYTPKPNFSGIDTFRYTVRDNGGALSNVATVTVSVQEVNDGPIIPDQDVSTPVNINRVIPLTALGTDVDGTIVPATIALVLEPAHGELIINQISGDAIYVPASGYSGLDVFTYRVRDDDNAVSNLATVIIRVGNPVSIAGSVYLDANNSGARDAGEIGLPGIEVRISKTDGPFTFTQTVFTDASGNYSLATSPQFGTLPPGTYDIVEIQPVAYLDGKDTAGLPPPSGAVQNDRFNSISIPSGTAATGFLFGEGNAKPGFAELIATGRFYNAAIGANGLTIFGASTQDINLVPGPIFLAFNGGWDGSATFQADYAPIPEFVSLILYDANLLNPVTGTIVNNTRTTLTATAAPGVARVLRVEGPSPSVDLSAVLANPPLALQAFSPEDTVGVVDPATAGFFLRATNNTGVADIAPFNYGYASPSLIPLSGDWDGDGIDTPGVYNRATATFYLRNSNTTGAGQITVQFGMANWLPVVGDWNGDGIDTIGAYSPLTAQFFLRNSNSTGTADIAPFNYGVPGWIPLAGDWDGDGIDTIAVHNSATAQYFLRNSNTTGVSDVPGFNYGIPGWVPLMGDWNGDGVDTVGVYDRSTATFYLRNSNTTGVADLPAFNYGMPGWFPIIGHWTAPESPLQVAGRATDALVPALADADLSPLVAEAIDRWAATGLPSAWVSLLQQTKVTVADLPGDLLGTAAGTHVQIDVNAAGRGWYVDETPNEDEEYALLADGWQALGGDAAGRIDLLSVIAHELGHVLGLPDVDDAHSGEGWTEVMGETLAAGERRLPR, translated from the coding sequence ATGAATCGGTTTGGGCAACAAGAGCCGGAATGCGCATCGAGCCGCAAACGGTCGCGCAGGGCGTCGGCGAGCCAACGCAAGATGTGGCTGAGCACCCGTGGCCGCGCGAGCTTCGCGCGGTATGCCGCGCTGGAACCGCTGGAACAGCGGACCGTGCTGGCCGCGCCGGTGGCCATCGACGACCTGGCCGTAACGGTCGACGACGTGCCCGTCGTCATGAGCGTCATGGCGAACGATTTTGATCAGGACATCGGCGGCGGTATCAGTCTCAGCTCGGGCGTCATCGTCGCGCCGCCGCAGCACGGCACGGCCGTGTTCAATCCCGCGTCGGGGGCGCTGGTCTACGATCCTGTTCCGGGGTTCACCGGCAGCGATCAGATCCTGTACACGGTAAGGAACCTGGCGGGCGTCACTTCGAATGTGGCGACGGCGCGGATCAACGTGCTTCCCATCACCACTGTTCCGCTCGCGATCCCCGACCTGTTCGGGACGGAAGAAGACCGGCCAATCACGTTCGACGTACTGGCCAACGACGTGTCGATCGGGGCCCCGCTCGACCGCACGACGATCGAAATCACCTCTCCGCCGACGCTCGGTTCGGCCTATGTCGACCCGTTCACAGGGATCATCACCTATAGCCCGAACACGCAGGCGGCAGGCCAGGACACGTTCTCGTATCGCGTGCGCAACACGGCCGGCATCCCGTCGAACGTGGCGCTCGTAGGCGTGACGATTCTCCCGGTCGCTGATCCGCCGATCGCGAATAACGACGTGGCGGTCGTGCCTGAGGACACGCCCACGCCGATCGGCATCCTCGGGAACGACACGGTCTTGCCGGGCGAAGCCGCGATCGACACGAATTCGGTGGTGATCCTGCAACAGCCCACCAAGGGCATTTTCGTGGGGACGGGCGGCGCGTTGCTCTATACGCCATTCCCCAATGTGACGGGCAACGACAGCTTTACCTACACGGTAGCCTCGACGGCGGGCGCCCGATCGCTGCCGGCCTTGGTCACCATCTTTATCGCACCGGTGAACGATGCCCCGGTCGCCGTCGACGACACCGGACAAGTCTTCGAAAACACTCAGACGACGTTCGTCGTCGCCGCCAACGACACCGACATCGACGGTACGATCATCGCCAACACGGTGACGATCGTATCGGGACCCAATCACGGCGTCGCGGTCGTCGATCCGGCCAGCGGAGCGATCTTCTACACGCCCACGACGGACTACTCGGGCCCCGACCTCATTCAATACCGTGTGCGCGACAACCAAGGCACGCTGTCCAACGTCGCCACGCTGCGGATTACCGTACTCGAAGTAAACACGCTGCCGGTGGCCGTGAACGATTTCGGCTCGACGCTCGAGGAAGTGGCCACCATGATCAATCTGGTGGCCAACGACACGGACCAGGACAACGGCATCAATCCGGCTTCGGTCACGATCGTGACTGCGGCCACGAACGGATTCGTGACGGTCAATGCCCTCGGCGTGGCGACGTATACGCCGAAGCCGAATTTTTCGGGCATCGACACCTTCCGCTACACGGTGCGCGACAACGGCGGGGCGTTGTCGAATGTGGCGACGGTCACCGTCTCGGTGCAGGAAGTGAACGACGGTCCGATCATTCCCGACCAGGACGTGTCGACGCCCGTCAACATCAATCGCGTGATTCCCTTGACGGCGCTGGGGACCGACGTCGACGGTACGATCGTGCCGGCCACGATCGCGCTGGTGCTCGAACCGGCACACGGCGAACTGATCATCAACCAGATCTCCGGCGACGCGATCTACGTGCCGGCGAGCGGCTACAGCGGACTCGACGTGTTCACCTATCGTGTGCGCGACGACGACAATGCCGTTTCGAACCTGGCCACGGTGATCATTCGCGTCGGCAATCCAGTGTCGATTGCCGGCTCCGTCTATCTCGACGCAAACAACAGCGGTGCCCGCGACGCAGGCGAGATCGGGCTGCCGGGCATCGAGGTCCGGATCTCGAAGACCGACGGGCCGTTCACGTTCACGCAGACCGTGTTCACCGACGCCAGCGGCAATTACAGCCTGGCGACCTCGCCGCAGTTTGGCACCTTGCCGCCGGGTACCTACGACATCGTCGAAATCCAACCGGTCGCCTATCTCGACGGCAAAGACACCGCCGGCTTGCCGCCGCCCTCCGGCGCCGTGCAGAACGATCGTTTCAATTCGATCTCGATCCCGTCGGGCACCGCGGCCACCGGATTCCTGTTCGGCGAAGGCAACGCCAAGCCGGGGTTCGCGGAACTGATTGCCACGGGCCGGTTCTACAACGCGGCGATCGGCGCCAATGGGCTGACGATCTTCGGTGCCTCGACGCAGGACATCAACCTGGTACCTGGCCCGATCTTCCTGGCGTTCAACGGCGGGTGGGACGGCTCGGCCACCTTCCAGGCCGACTATGCGCCGATTCCCGAGTTCGTGTCGCTGATCTTGTATGACGCGAACTTGCTGAATCCGGTCACGGGGACGATCGTCAACAATACGCGCACGACGCTCACGGCCACAGCCGCGCCTGGAGTGGCGCGCGTGTTGCGCGTCGAGGGACCCAGCCCGAGCGTCGACCTGTCGGCCGTGTTGGCGAATCCGCCGCTCGCGCTGCAGGCGTTTTCTCCCGAGGACACGGTCGGCGTGGTCGATCCGGCTACGGCCGGCTTCTTCCTCCGGGCCACGAACAACACGGGCGTGGCCGATATCGCGCCGTTCAACTACGGCTATGCCTCGCCGTCGCTCATTCCGCTGTCGGGCGACTGGGACGGCGACGGCATCGATACGCCGGGCGTATATAACCGCGCGACGGCGACGTTCTATCTGCGGAATTCGAACACCACCGGCGCGGGACAGATCACCGTGCAATTCGGCATGGCCAACTGGCTGCCGGTGGTCGGCGACTGGAACGGCGACGGCATCGACACGATCGGTGCTTATAGCCCGCTGACCGCCCAGTTCTTCCTCCGCAACAGCAACTCGACGGGCACCGCCGACATCGCGCCCTTCAACTACGGCGTGCCGGGTTGGATTCCCTTGGCCGGCGACTGGGACGGCGACGGCATCGATACGATCGCCGTCCACAATAGTGCCACCGCGCAATACTTCCTGCGCAACTCGAACACCACGGGCGTCTCCGACGTGCCAGGCTTCAACTACGGCATACCGGGCTGGGTGCCCCTGATGGGCGACTGGAACGGCGACGGCGTCGATACGGTCGGGGTGTACGACCGCAGCACGGCGACGTTTTACCTGCGCAACTCGAACACGACCGGCGTCGCCGACTTGCCGGCGTTCAACTACGGCATGCCGGGGTGGTTCCCGATCATCGGACATTGGACGGCGCCGGAATCGCCGTTGCAGGTCGCCGGCAGGGCGACCGACGCCCTGGTGCCGGCGCTCGCGGACGCCGATTTGTCGCCGCTGGTGGCCGAGGCGATCGATCGCTGGGCGGCGACCGGGTTGCCCAGCGCGTGGGTCAGCCTGTTGCAGCAGACCAAGGTGACGGTGGCCGATTTGCCGGGCGACTTGCTCGGAACGGCCGCCGGTACACACGTGCAGATCGACGTTAACGCCGCGGGACGCGGGTGGTATGTCGACGAGACGCCGAACGAAGACGAGGAATATGCCCTGTTGGCCGACGGCTGGCAGGCGCTCGGTGGCGACGCCGCCGGACGCATCGACCTGCTCAGCGTCATCGCGCACGAGCTGGGGCACGTGCTCGGACTGCCCGACGTGGACGACGCCCATTCCGGCGAGGGTTGGACCGAGGTCATGGGCGAGACGCTAGCGGCAGGCGAACGGAGGCTGCCGCGCTGA